In a genomic window of Primulina huaijiensis isolate GDHJ02 unplaced genomic scaffold, ASM1229523v2 scaffold37281, whole genome shotgun sequence:
- the LOC140968530 gene encoding ASI1-immunoprecipitated protein 3, whose amino-acid sequence MRNRRLARVPTSDEEDDAQPLQLRDSPADENQNQRKRKKVNLSDEEEEENEREVKSKEKRKRKEATEEPEPEDEEQEDAEAQPMGEIVRVSGKGRGRRNHYESFELDGLQYHLEDPVLLAPERKDQKPYVAIIKDITQTWSGDMMVTGQWFYRPEEAEKRTGGNWESRDTRELFYSFHRDEVPAESVLHKCVVHFIPLHKQIPHRKQHPGFIVQKVYDTDQRKLFKLTDKDYEDNKQQELDDLVQKTLKRLGDVPDLEPEDMVVDREDQIKSKRLIKKKNMTPLDVSRDNECLSKSQLLKPETPGSTGVGTSEYNTILSNFMLLTGETQRDKWLEKLLQSVQFICSSVDGEQNDGEKGGDADVRNKVDESFDWPDAAVHVIVDLEKAAHDSLSTDFQKYNQKMRQLAFNLKSNAVLARRLLKRELDSAQILNMSPNELKEGLTSEEISSREPEESGRMQMTDARCKRCMEKQVGLREIIQTGHGDRYQLECNACGNTWYASRDDVSSLTIEGSSSAKTVGAAPLATAKFEDVEKNLVSPRGAERGANDVLKKATEAYVPVLDNQQSSNKT is encoded by the exons ATGCGCAACCGCCGTCTTGCACGCGTGCCGACCAGCGACGAAGAGGACGACGCGCAGCCGCTCCAGCTTCGTGACTCACCGGCGGATGAAAACCAAAACCAAAGAAAGCGCAAAAAGGTGAACCTATCGGACGAGGAGGAAGAGGAGAACGAAAGAGAGGTAAAATCGAAGGAGAAAAGGAAGAGAAAGGAGGCGACAGAAGAGCCTGAGCCGGAAGATGAGGAGCAGGAGGATGCAGAGGCGCAGCCGATGGGCGAGATAGTTAGGGTTTCTGGGAAAGGGAGAGGAAGGAGGAACCATTATGAGTCATTTGAGCTCGATGGTCTTCAATATCATCTC gaggatcctgTGCTGTTAGCTCCTGAGAGAAAAGATCAAAAACCTTACGTGGCCATAATCAAG GACATTACTCAGACTTGGAGTGGTGACATGATGGTAACTGGGCAATGGTTCTATCGTCCAGAGGAGGCAGAAAAAAGAACTGGTGGAAATTGGGAATCACGTGATACGAGGGAGCTGTTTTATAGTTTCCACAGAGATGAAGTACCTGCAGAATCTGTCTTGCACAAGTGTGTCGTGCATTTCATTCCGCTACATAAGCAGATTCCTCATCGCAAACAACACCCAGGTTTCATTGTGCAAAAAGTATATGATACTGATCAGAGGAAGCTTTTTAAGCTGACAGATAAAGATTATGAAGACAATAAACAACAGGAGCTGGATGATCTTGTTCAGAAGACTCTTAAACGGCTTGGCGATGTTCCAGATCTTGAACCTGAGGATATGGTTGTGGATCGTGAAGATCAAATAAAGAGTAAACGACTTATAAAGAAAAAGAACATGACACCATTGGATGTTTCAAGGGATAATGAATGTCTTAGTAAATCGCAGCTACTTAAGCCAGAAACTCCAGGAAGCACTGGTGTTGGTACATCTGAATATAATACTATTCTCTCAAACTTTATGCTGTTGACTGGTGAAACACAGCGAGACAAATGGTTGGAAAAGCTTCTGCAATCGGTTCAGTTCATATGCTCTTCAGTGGATGGTGAGCAGAATGATGGGGAAAAAGGGGGTGATGCGGATGTGAGAAATAAG GTAGATGAGTCATTTGACTGGCCAGATGCAGCTGTCCATGTCATAGTTGATCTTGAGAAAGCCGCACATGACTCCCTTTCTACTGATTTCCAGAAGTATAACCAAAAGATGCGACAGCTAGCATTTAATCTTAAG AGCAATGCTGTATTAGCACGACGCCTTCTGAAAAGAGAGCTGGATTCTGCACAGATACTGAATATGTCTCCTAATGAGTTAAAG GAAGGTTTAACTTCTGAAGAGATTTCGAGCAGGGAGCCTGAGGAATCCGGCCGTATGCAG ATGACAGATGCTCGTTGCAAAAGATGCATGGAGAAACAAGTGGGGTTGAGAGAGATTATTCAGACTGGACATGGTGACCGATATCAG TTGGAGTGTAATGCTTGTGGCAACACCTGGTATGCTTCCAGGGACGATGTTTCTAGCCTGACTATAGAAGGTTCAAGTTCTGCTAAAACTGTTGGTGCTGCACCACTGGCTACTGCCAAGTTTGAAGATGTTGAGAAGAATTTGGTGAGTCCACGAGGAGCCGAGAGGGGAGCTAATGATGTATTGAAGAAAGCTACGGAAGCATATGTACCAGTGTTAGATAACCAACAATCGTCCAACAAAACTTGA
- the LOC140968570 gene encoding uncharacterized protein, translating into MADSNATNISEASTDKRTPRQHEDDSAQDDPTYDDSGDKAPSVSRKEILKALEAVERDSAAIADSFSSLFSSLRLSLSQATSSTAEHMSCFSDAAGRVQETVLDASTKGNRYVNSCLRLNEEMKGMDTLAAQLKIVRRHVDALETAVNRNIRFP; encoded by the exons ATGGCAGACTCAAACGCCACCAATATCAGCGAGGCTTCAACCGATAAGCGCACGCCACGTCAGCACGAGGATGATTCAGCCCAAGACGATCCAACCTACGACGATTCCGGTGATAAGGCGCCGTCTGTTAGCAGGAAGGAGATTCTGAAAGCTCTAGAAGCGGTGGAGAGAGACTCCGCTGCGATCGCCGATAGCTTCTCCAGTCTCTTCTCTTCTTTACGCTTATCGCTTTCTCAG gcTACGAGCAGCACGGCGGAGCATATGAGCTGTTTTAGTGATGCTGCGGGACGCGTTCAAGAAACTG TGCTTGATGCATCCACAAAAGGAAATCGTTACGTAAATTCTTGCCTCAG attaaatgaagaaatgaagGGCATGGACACACTTGCCGCGCAACT AAAAATTGTCCGAAGGCATGTTGACGCATTGGAGACTGCCGTGAACAGAAACATTCGTTTCCCTTGA
- the LOC140968587 gene encoding NAC domain-containing protein 1-like — protein MYDSFSEVVLPVPRRSRGLDDQGRTSLIPQLLEDLPLGFRFHPTDQDLINHYLKKKLNDEPIPFDICIFNLYKHDPQELTGENEWCFFTPRDRRYLNRNRPNRATGNEYWKATLSGKPIYDNDVCIGFKKTLVFYRGKSPQVKKTNWIMHEYVVADQPSRQHMIMSTKDMLLLCYVYNRSQGSREHNMIPMKCHLLALPAQQNEPNLPSNSKIYRQRTIILVDGYGNCFRS, from the exons ATGTACGACTCGTTCTCTGAAGTTGTTCTTCCTGTACCCCGAAG ATCTCGTGGCCTAGACGATCAAGGTCGAACTTCATTAATTCCCCAGCTACTTGAAGATCTTCCTCTGGGATTTCGCTTCCACCCGACGGACCAAGACCTAATTAATCACTACTTGAAGAAGAAGCTCAATGATGAGCCGATCCCATTCGATATCTGCATCTTCAATCTCTACAAGCATGACCCGCAGGAGTTGACTG GAGAAAATGAATGGTGCTTCTTTACCCCGAGAGACCGCAGGTATCTAAACAGGAACCGACCTAATCGAGCCACTGGTAATGAGTATTGGAAGGCCACTTTATCTGGTAAACCAATATATGACAACGATGTCTGCATTGGATTCAAGAAAACTTTAGTGTTTTACCGAGGAAAGTCTCCTCAAGTCAAAAAGACTAATTGGATCATGCACGAGTACGTAGTTGCAGACCAGCCTTCAAGACAACATATGATCATGAGCACTAAGGACATGCTG TTACTGTGTTATGTTTACAACAGATCCCAGGGGAGTCGGGAACACAACATGATTCCAATGAAGTGCCATCTTTTGGCGCTACCAGCGCAACAAAATGAGCCAAATCTTCCAAGCAACAGCAAAATCTACCGGCAGAGAACAATAATCTTGGTGGATGGTTATGGAAATTGCTTCAGGAGTTGA